CATTTCTTTGCTTAGATCGGACGTTACTTCTGGAGAGTATTTGGCTTGCTTATCGCCTCGGAGAATGCCGAATGCGCTGCTGGTCGATCGTCGCAGACGGCAGAATGGGCCTGATATAGATACCATGGTGGGCGGAACCGTAAGTCTTGTGATGGGAAAAAGCCAAGAAATCCAAGAGAGACCGAAGAGCGATGATATGGCAACGTGACGGCGAGATGAGACTTGAGACCGTGGCCTTCCAGACTGAACAGGTGCGAGGTTACGCTGTTGACATACGGCGGACAGGAAAGTGATTTAGGGTACAAGGAAATGGGATTTTGTCTTTAAGGTCAGGCGTAGGTCGTATATTACCTTTTCTGGTCATTCTGAGGCCATCGTGCGCGGCTATACGTCGTGGCATGACTTGTCGTCGAACAGGGAGGCACATGTCGTTGGAAGGAGGCACGCACGCGGCGTTCTGTCTCAAGCGACTCCTGCTGTCTCGCCGTGCTGTTGGAAAGCCTACTGAAAGATATGATCCCCCAGTCGTCGTATTGTGAGGCTGCGTATGCCATGATGGACGACTAGACGCTGATGTCGATGCAGTTGCAGTTGTCCGAGAGTGAGGTTGATGTTTGATCGGGAGATATTGCatcatgcctgaggcaccgATAGCTTAAAAATATTAGCATCAAGTCCCCAAGACGAGGCAGAGGCTTGTGTGCTCTTCGCATTTTTCCATCAGCAAGGCGtttcaacctcacctcatctCTTCGAGCACTTCGCAGCGCACTAATCATTACATCCAGTCCGACGACCCGCCCACGACCCTCTCTTCGGTGCGCTCCCGCCTCCGCTCCGAATCCGGTGTCACGGAGATCGCACCATCCGTGGAGTAGCTGATGAGGTACCTCGACTCTCTGCGGGGTCACGAGACATAGGTGACGAGGCCCGCCATCTCCAAATCGCCTCTACGCAAGCCACAGAATCCTCCGCCGTGGAAGGCTTCCAAGATCGTGGCAATCGAAGCATTCCATGTTCCATCGCAGGAACCACTCCAGCCGGACAGAATCCTGCGGCTGATCGACCTTATCTGCGTTCTGTGGTCGGAGCATTttgccacctccaccgctgATTCTGATAAGGACTGATACCCAGTATGCGTCTCAACCTTTCAAGTGTCGGCGGTATTGCTCCTTATGTTCGGGCAAGAACGGCAACCCCGAGAGCATTCACGCCAGCGATAACACCGATCGGCTTACACGAAGCATTGACTGCATTCACCGACCGGCTCCAGAATCTGGGACCGTGAGCCGCCGCTTTCCAATTTCCACCCTGTCTGCCGCCAGACTAGAGTTCGTGGGCTGTCCCTGCTCGCCGCTTTGGTCGCGCGGAGCCGGGCGGGGTAAGGCCGGCGACTTGTTCGTGTTGGCTTGATGACCTTGTCAAGCCTAGCGAATCCCTTGAGAGCAGATCAGAGATGAGGTCCAAACCTTCGGTCGTAGTTGGACCATCCACTGAGAGCGACTTCAATCCTCGACGACGGTCATATCATCATGTAGAGAGGCGGTAATCTGAACCCCATGTGGAGCAGCGACCGGGGTTCCAGAACCTCTGCACGATCGCAACCCACCGGCGAACAAATGTTACCCCCGCAATCGAATACGACACTTCAATTTGACTTTGACACTTGGTGCAAACGACTTCACTTTGAACGAATCAGAGACCAGCCTTACCCAATGCTTATCTCTTCCACCATCGGGACCATCTCCCAAATTGGCAGGTGGTCAGCGTGGCTTCATGGGTCCGTCACCGTGCGTTCCCAAGAGCTTGGCTGCGTTGCTTGACCTGCTTGTTTCGTGCGCCGCAATTGCTTCTCCATTCTGGCGCCAGAAGCAATGGTGCCGTCTTCCGCACACTACCAACGCGGTGTCCACGCGACCTTCGAAAGACACTCTATCAACGCCCTGCAGATGGGCCGACCAATCTCATGGTCGGCTATCGGCCGGACCACCCATCTTCGCGTGGCGTCGAGCACAAGCTCGCACGATGCCTGTGCGACCCATGCTTGTCACATTGTAGCGGGATCAGGCTTATCGGGTATCACCACTCCGTGTCGACAGACCATCGATTATAACTTAGTGGTCCTGCCCCGGCCGCTTTCCTTgttcctctcccttcttgAAGCTACAACTATTGTCCCACAACCAGGGTCTGGCATACCATGGCTCCCTCCGCCTTGAAGAGGTTCGCCTTCAAGAGGTCCAACACAGCCCAAACCGCTGGCGAGGGCTCGGCCTCCAGCTCAAGCGACCAGGATGCCGGCATCACCGAGCTCACCGAGTATCCTGTCTCGAAGATCGCCGCCGAGTATGCTGGCGAAGTGCACGCCGACACCTCCGCCGTTCGAAACATCTCGGAGGTTGAAGCCAACTCGAGATTGAATGAGTTCCGCAAGGAGCATGCGTTCGATCCCAACATTCCCGACGTTGCTTTCGATGCCATCAAAGAAGTCACCGCCACTCATGACCACAAGGGCGAGGCTGCTCTTGCAGAAGAGTTCATCAACGACTCGCCATACCCTGAGGTGAGTAAGACTTGCGCGGTGTCTCCTCACCGCCTGCCATAGGTTACGGCAATAGCGCTATCCACAAGCGCACGAATGCCATATCCACGAGATACTAAGACTGACAGCACTTCAGGTCCGAGCTGTCGTGCGCAACTACGATGAGGATGTTCCCACCAGCACTCTCCGCGCCTGGACTATTGGTCTCCTCTTGACCACCGTGGTCTCTGGTTGCAACGCTCTTTTCTTCCTCCGATACCCCATCGTCTCGATCTCAACCTACGTTGTGCAACTTATCGCATATCCCATGGGCGTTGCCTGGGCAAAGGTCATGCCCAACACGACCATCTTCGGCATCCGCGTGAACCCGGGTCCCTTCAACGTGAAGGAGCACGTCATCATTGTCGCCATGGCCAACGCTGCTTTCGGTGGTGGTACCGGCTACTTCGTCGATACTGTTGTATCGATCGAGAAATTCTACAACATCGAGAGTATGGGCTGGGGCTTCAACATCCTCTTTGCACTGTCCACGCAGTGTCTCGGATTCGGTCTTGCAGGCTCCGTTCGAAAGTGGCTTGTGGAGCCGGCGTCTATGATCTGGCCTTCGGCGCTGGTCAACGTTGGTTTCATGTACGCTCTGCACGACCAGAGCCCTAGTGACCCGGCCAAGACCAATGGCTGGAGCATCGGCAGATACCGCTGGTAAGTTTTTGAAGGGCATAAGGCTTTCTGCGCCCGAGACTGTCTGGGTCCGCCTTGATTTGTTTTCTGAGCGTCGCTAACCCTTCTTCCCTTTAGGTTCTTGTACATGATGGCGGCTATGTTCGTGTGGAGCTTCTTCCCTGATTGGATATTCCCAGCGTTGTCATACTTCGCTTGGGTTACCTGGATTAAGCCCAACAATGTAGTGGTCAACCAGCTCTTTGGACAATCCACCGGCATTGTAAGTGTAGCAAAGGGCGCGCGAACCGTTCTTGTGCCCACATCTTTGATTGATTGCCATTGTTCTTTGCTTACCTTGTTCACTTCTGTAGTCTCTCGGCTTTCCCTTCACGGGCTTCACCTTGGATTGGGCACAGATCAACAGTTTCTACGGTAGCCCGCTGGTTGCTCCATGGCACGCACATGGCAATCTCCTGGTCGGAATCATCTTCCTTCTCTGGATTGTCACTCCAGCGTTGCACTACACCGGAGCGTGGTACGCCGAATACCTGCCCATCTCTCAAAACGGCATTACAGGTAGGTCAACCCAGCAACGAGAGCCTCGCGCACTATCCCGCCCCCGACACAGGCGAGAGCTGCCTGTACCTACGTTCCGGGATGTCGGAGATGATGGCTGACGTTGCGATCTTAGACAACACCGGCTCCAAGTACAACACATCACGAATCCTGACCCCCGAGCACATTGTCGACCCGGCAGCATACGAGGCCTACTCGCCGCTCTTCTTGTCAACATCCTTTGCGTTGACATATGGAGTTTCGTTCGCTACGATTACTGCGCTGGTCAGCCACACCTATCTTTACCACGGAAAGGACATCTGGCGCCGCTGGAAGGCTTCCAAGGGCGAGATGGATGACGTCCACATGAAGCTCATGCGGAAGTACAAGACTGTCCCAACATGGTGGTACATTGCTCTTTTGGCCGTTATGATTGCCTTTGCTTTCACCTCTGCACTAGCGTTCCCCACTGAGATGAAGGCTGGATCCGTCGTGCTGGCCCTCGTCATCGCTGCTGCCTGGACCATTCCCATTGGAGTCATTCAGGCCATGACCAACATTCAGCTGGGTCTGAACGTCTTCACTGAGTTCATTATCGGATACTTGCAGCCCGGTCACCCAATCGCCATGATGATGTAAGTACGACACAGTGGACAAGGCCTGCAATGAATCGAGACCGTTCAACGGGACTGCCAGCAGATGTTCCTCTGCATCGaatcctcatcttctcgacCACAGCTGACTCAACATTTCGCTTTGACAGGTTCAAGACCTTTGGATACATTGTCATGACTCAAGCGCTTTACTTCTGCCAGGATCTCAAACTCGGCCACTACATGCACGTTCCCCAACGATCCATGTTCGCCGCCCAACTCGTCGCCACAGCGTGGTCCGCCATGGTGCAGCTGGGCACAGTTCAATGGGCTATGGGCGCAATTAAGGGCGTTTGCACAAAGGCCGCATCCAACAACTTCACCTGCGACTACATCAAGACCTTCTACAACGCTTCCGTCATTTGGGGTGCTATCGGACCCAAGCACTTGTTCTCCAGCGGTGCTCTCTACCAGGATCTGCAATACTTTTGGCTGATTGGCTTTTTCCTGCCGTTCATCCCGTACGTGTTTGCGAAGTGGTTCCCCAAGTGGAGCCTGATCCGGAAGATCAACATGCCTGTTGTGCTCAGCTCCATGAGCTATGTTCCACCATACAGCGCCATGAACATTGTGAGTGTCCCCGATCCACTCATGCACGGCATCAGTATAGCTTGCTAACGTATCATCCTCAGCTCGCCTACTGCTCCTTCGGCTATCTGTTCAACAAGTTCATCAAGGACCGCTACCGCGGCTGGTGGATGAACTACAACTACATCACCGCCGCGGCTTGGGATGTCGGTCTTGCGCTGATGTCCATCCTGATCTTCTTCGCTATCCAACTGCCAACCGGAAAGGTCATGACGGATTGGTGGGGAACCACGGTCATCACGACCACTGCCGATCAAATGCAGACTGCTGTGAGGAAGACGGTCGCTGACGGAGAGATCTTCGGGCCATCAACTTGGAAGTGGTAGATGTCGCCCGCGAGGAGATTTGTTGCGAGTGCAGGCAGGCAGATGTGTATAGTTCGGAGGTGCTGCTGCAAGGCAGAAAGATGAAATCACGAATACGAAGAAGTTTCGACTTTGAAACTGCACACCATCAATTGTGATAAAGACATGATTCGCTTTGAATTTGTGCTGACTGAACCTCGAATAGCCTGCAGCATGTGAAATTGTGAGACTTTCACGTCCCGTTGTATCTCAATCGCAAAAGGCCAACCTCCAACAAAGCGCTCACTCAAGTGACCGCAACCAATCCGTCGAAAGGGTGGAGCATCTGCCGCCCACTCCCGTGTCCGCGCAGGTACGCCTTTTGCAGGACCACTCAAAGCACAAAGTCATCGCTATCGTTCGCAGCCCCCTCGACCTCGTGCGACTTGGACTTGGACTTCTTCCGAGCTGGCTCCtgcgcctcctcctcatcgccatcctcatccttGATCGGAGCCTCAGTCTCGGCCTTGGCCTTCTTTCCCTTGGGCGTGGCCGCGGCTCGAGCACGCTTGGGAGTCGGAGTTCCGCTCGGCGTCGCCTTAGCCTTCTTCACTGGAGTGACAGCACCGCCGTTTGCCACATCTCCTCCATATTCAGCTTTGAGCTTGTTCTTGGTGACGCGCAGGCACTCGCGGGCAGAGGCGACGGACTTGAGACCTGTGATAATGCGGAACTTTTCGAAGTCGATCTTTTCGTGGTCAGCATGTCacgtggagagggagataGGGATCGAGACGTACCTTTGGCTCGGTCTCCATGCAGGCGAAGGCGGCGGCCAAGCGAGAgttgtcgatgtcggtgAGAGGCATGTTGGCTCTTGGAAGTGGTTTGGTAGGACTTGTAGTGGTTTTGTTTCGGTCTGGCTGTGGACTTGGAGGAATCTTGTCAGCTTATGATTCTGGTTGGTTTGCGGTCGAACTGGTGAAAATTTGCGAGGCGGTGTCAAGTGCTTGTGCGCCGGTCAAACTGTGACCGCGCAGGATGCGCAGCGAAGCAGGCAATCTTTCGACAGGAAAGCGAGCGCGACCATACTTACCAGAGTCTGGGAACCTGATGCAATATCGGTCGGAATGAAGTATGTTGGAATGTATTTGAATGTCGGAGTTGGAATTGTAAACAGAGTGGATATGGAAGTGCGAGAAAGCAAACGCAGACTTGGACTCCCTTTTGTAGCTGCGCCTGAAGTGAATGAGCCTGCAAATGAGCGGCAACTGAGACACACATCAGCACAACTTCACTCCAGATCACTTCCATAGCATCATCATACCGCTCACAAGTGCCACACATATCGCCTGCTATTGGTCAGAATGCAGTCTTAGACACATCAAAGATGTTGTCGCAATCTTATTGAATCCGACAACTTTTCACCCGCTTCAAGTGAAACCAACGAGCATCTTTCCGCCAATGTTCACGTTCTTTCCGTGAGGTTCAAGTGAAAGGTTCTGGAGTCCATGTCGTGTGACGAGAGATCCCTGCAAAAGCTGCATATGGCCGTCCATTTTTGCGACTTGTCATTTCTCTTCCGCGGATGCGCCGGCAGATCACCCTTAGCGACAGATCCCACTGCCTTTGACTGGCCAC
The DNA window shown above is from Zymoseptoria tritici IPO323 chromosome 11, whole genome shotgun sequence and carries:
- the MgOPT2 gene encoding oligopeptide transporter (Oligopeptide transporter superfamily protein, contains PFAM PF03169 and 15 predicted transmembrane regions), with the protein product MAPSALKRFAFKRSNTAQTAGEGSASSSSDQDAGITELTEYPVSKIAAEYAGEVHADTSAVRNISEVEANSRLNEFRKEHAFDPNIPDVAFDAIKEVTATHDHKGEAALAEEFINDSPYPEVRAVVRNYDEDVPTSTLRAWTIGLLLTTVVSGCNALFFLRYPIVSISTYVVQLIAYPMGVAWAKVMPNTTIFGIRVNPGPFNVKEHVIIVAMANAAFGGGTGYFVDTVVSIEKFYNIESMGWGFNILFALSTQCLGFGLAGSVRKWLVEPASMIWPSALVNVGFMYALHDQSPSDPAKTNGWSIGRYRWFLYMMAAMFVWSFFPDWIFPALSYFAWVTWIKPNNVVVNQLFGQSTGISLGFPFTGFTLDWAQINSFYGSPLVAPWHAHGNLLVGIIFLLWIVTPALHYTGAWYAEYLPISQNGITDNTGSKYNTSRILTPEHIVDPAAYEAYSPLFLSTSFALTYGVSFATITALVSHTYLYHGKDIWRRWKASKGEMDDVHMKLMRKYKTVPTWWYIALLAVMIAFAFTSALAFPTEMKAGSVVLALVIAAAWTIPIGVIQAMTNIQLGLNVFTEFIIGYLQPGHPIAMMMFKTFGYIVMTQALYFCQDLKLGHYMHVPQRSMFAAQLVATAWSAMVQLGTVQWAMGAIKGVCTKAASNNFTCDYIKTFYNASVIWGAIGPKHLFSSGALYQDLQYFWLIGFFLPFIPYVFAKWFPKWSLIRKINMPVVLSSMSYVPPYSAMNILAYCSFGYLFNKFIKDRYRGWWMNYNYITAAAWDVGLALMSILIFFAIQLPTGKVMTDWWGTTVITTTADQMQTAHRRLPHLLHIQL